The following coding sequences lie in one Spinacia oleracea cultivar Varoflay chromosome 1, BTI_SOV_V1, whole genome shotgun sequence genomic window:
- the LOC110793341 gene encoding peroxidase 4, protein MASSSPIFLALFVFLPLLIGSSEANFYYESCPQLLSTVRGVVQAAINKEARMGASLLRLHFHDCFVNGCDASNLLDDSSSFKSEKGAAPNRNSARGFEVIDQIKSAVEKVCPGVVSCADILAITARDSVVILGGPEWEVKLGRRDSLTAYFALANATNTIPAANASLSALLSSFQNHGLSTRDLVALYGAHTIGVARCTNIRQHIYQDKNIDTSFARSNQGKCPQKNGNGDNNLAPLDAQTPTRFDNSYFKTLVNKQAILHSDQELYNGGTTDMLVRTYASNPNAFLSDFTASIIKMGDIKVLTGSQGQIRKNCRRLN, encoded by the exons ATGGCCTCTTCGTCTCCAATTTTCCTAGCCTTGTTCGTTTTTCTTCCTCTTTTGATCGGAAGTTCCGAAGCTAATTTCTACTATGAATCTTGCCCACAACTGCTTTCAACAGTTAGAGGAGTGGTACAAGCAGCCATTAACAAAGAGGCTCGAATGGGTGCCTCGTTGCTTCGCCTTCATTTTCATGACTGCTTTGTCAAT GGTTGTGATGCATCAAACTTGCTTGATGATTCATCTTCTTTCAAGAGCGAAAAAGGCGCAGCCCCAAACCGAAACTCAGCAAGAGGATTTGAAGTCATTGATCAAATTAAGTCCGCGGTTGAGAAAGTCTGCCCTGGTGTAGTTTCTTGTGCTGATATTTTAGCAATTACTGCAAGAGATTCAGTTGTTATT CTTGGAGGGCCTGAATGGGAAGTGAAGCTTGGTAGAAGAGATTCTTTGACGGCCTATTTTGCATTGGCCAACGCCACCAATACAATTCCAGCTGCAAATGCTAGCCTTAGTGCTCTCCTCTCTAGCTTCCAAAACCATGGACTTTCTACAAGGGACTTGGTTGCCTTGTACG GGGCCCACACAATCGGTGTAGCAAGGTGCACAAACATTAGGCAGCACATATACCAGGACAAGAATATTGATACATCATTTGCAAGATCAAACCAAGGAAAGTGTCCACAAAAGAATGGAAATGGTGACAATAACTTAGCACCCTTAGATGCTCAAACTCCCACAAGATTTGACAACAGTTATTTCAAGACCCTTGTTAACAAACAAGCAATTCTTCATTCAGATCAAGAGTTATACAATGGAGGAACAACTGATATGCTTGTTCGAACCTATGCTTCAAACCCTAATGCTTTCCTCTCCGATTTTACCGCCTCGATTATTAAGATGGGTGACATCAAGGTTCTTACTGGTTCACAAGGGCAGATTAGGAAGAACTGCAGGAGATTGAACTAA